The Perognathus longimembris pacificus isolate PPM17 chromosome 3, ASM2315922v1, whole genome shotgun sequence nucleotide sequence GGGTGGGCCCGGGCTGGAGGAGGGGCCTGGCTCGGGGTGGGCCCTAGTTGGAGGAGGGTCCTGGCTCAGGGTGGgccctggctgggggtggggctggaggagtggcctggctgggggcggggccttgtTGGGGGCGGGACCGGGCTGGAGGAGGCGCCTGGCTCAGGGTGGGccctggctggaggaggagcctgtctgggggcggggccggcctgaGAAGGGCCCTAGCTGGGggccgggcaggggcggggcctgcctggAGTAGTGTCTTGGCTCATGTGGGCCCTGGCCGGGGGCGGGGTTTGGCTCGGGGTGGGCCCAagatgggggcggggctgggctggaggagtggcCTGGCTCGGGGTGGGCCCTAGCTGCAGGAATGacctggctgggggcggggccgggctggaGATGGGCCctagctgggggcggggcctggatgggggcggggccgggcgggggcctgGCCTCCCGGGAGCCCCGCTCTTATTCTAGGGAAGCCACGCCAGTACCTGACAGCCAGGGCCTTTGAGATCGGGGGGCACGGAGGCGCAGAGCGGAGCGGGGACCGGCCTTGCTGGACTGAGGGAAGGGTGACCCTGCTGTGTGACCCCCGGCAAGCCGGCTTCCCCTCCCTGCGCtcggccccgcctcctccccttgGCTGGCGGCGGGCTTCGGCGCGCGGTGCCTGCAGTGCCCAGGCCGGCCGCCAggggcgcccgccgcccgccagcGGCACGGGGCTGCCGGGGCAGCCGCGGTGCCCGGCCCGGCCTGAACAGCTCTCTTCCCCCCGGTCCtgggccagggcccaggcccccagaGGACCAGCCCGCGCCCGCCCCTGACGGAGACGGCAGCTCGGACTCGGACCCAGGACCCCGGGGAGGAGCCGAGAGTCTTCCGGCCGCTCCGTGCGACTCCGGGCCCGGGGGTCCCCAGCCGCCGCGGGACCTCGGCGGCGACCCCGGGCGGCGCCAGGTGACGGACGCTCCGCCCCGGCCTCCCACGGGCCTGGCCGCCGTCCCCAGGCCGCCCGCCGGGCCGGGaccccgcggggcccgggccgccccggTGCCGCTCACCCCAGGCGCCTGCCCGCACAGGTCTCTCCAGCCCCAACCCGAGGAGACGCGGAAGGACGGACAGACGGAGGGACCCCCGGCCCCCGACACCCCCGCAGCTCACTACCATCCCCACCCGTGTCCTGGGTGCACCGAGATCCCCGAGCCCGCTCGCTGGGGCTCCCCTTCATGCGGCTCCCAACTCCCGCTTCTgcaatgggtaaactgaggcccaaggGGGTTGGGGTTGTCTGACCCCCGATGGGATGGAGCCAAGCCAGGGGGTTTAAGGTGTCCCCCTCCACTGCAGGGTCCCCAAGACTTGTGGAGGAAGGGAGGCCGGCGGCTTCCAACATTTCACAAGCCGTATGCAAATCACATGCAAATAACCTACCACTTAAACATTCCCCCCCCCAGCATGTTTTCAAATAATCACTAGAAACCTGAACCTGAGTggggggggcagagcccagggcgCCCCCACCCATCTCCCCcacttcttccccctccccctgctctctcccatctttttcctctcctccaaGGCTCCCAGCCAGAGGCGCCCGTGACCGCCAGAAGCGGCTTCCAGCGGCTGGGTGCTCAGATCGGGAGGCCCAGGCCTCGGCCCGAGGGTCCACGGCCGCTCCAGGAGCCGCAGTGAGGCGCAGGGCCGGCGACCCGGAGCCAGAGCAGCCCAGGGAAACCGTCCCCGGCTTGGAGTGGTGGCCTCGGAGCTGGGCCAGGGATACCACACCCCGCTCCCTGTCCAGCCAGCGCCCCCCTGACTCCCAGCCACAGACACGCCATTCCCGCCCTACCTGTTTGGTTTAGCAAACTCCTATTCATCCTTCAAAGCCCTCCTTTCACTGTCCCTTGCATTCACGTTTCCCTGATCCTCCAAAGAGAGCTTCCATTTCACTCTGGACTCTGGCCGTCCCTGCTCCCCCagccccgatcctcagatccGGAGGTTCCGGGGGGATCCGGGCGTCTCTGCTCCCCCAGGCCTGATCCGTAGATCTGGGGAGATCCGGGCGTCCCTGCCTCCCCAGCCTGCGCCAAGGTTAGAGGGTTTGGGACTGGCTGAGGGCgcggttgtgtgtgtgtgtggtgtcttgACTGTGTGCTGAATAAAACACAAATTGTTTGCAGAACAAAATTAAGTGCCCGCTCTGTGACTTGGCCTCCCTCTTTTGCCCTTCTTCCAGTCACCCAACAAGGCTGGGAAGCGAAGGGACACCACCgctcccctccacacacacacacacacatacaccctccCCCCAGCACCCGACCCACCGGAGAGCCAGTCTGGACTGTGAGAAGTTTTGGGTGAGACCTGGCAGCCCCAATTCTGCCTGGCCCAGGCCTGGGGAGACCGGAACACCTCCAGCCGGCTGCAACCGGTCCAGGGAGCCCTGGGGGTCTGCGGGCACCTCACACCCCAGTTGATTCACTCAGCTGCTGGGGCACAGGGCCTGCGTGGCCCCTGGTAAGAATCTGCTTTGCTCTCAGAACTCACGTTGCTCCCCtctcagcacattttttttttaatgtatccaaagatcctataCAAAGGACtggcctctcccctctaggcccattctttctatgtatttaaagatggaatatgaaggattgacccccacgcagttttcccaggcccatacaggcatcaggcaaaaccccaggtatgagctgacctgctttgatgtgcagggCAAGTCACCTCAGCCCAGCTGTAAGCaattgtgggcccaaggaaaagccaccaacttcctagacctagagGCTTTTCAATAACCTCtatctccttgctcagaccccatgtaatcctggtcccaaattcacccccggGCACAacctgcaggaaggtctgtgccctgcTGCTCCTCAGTacacagtcctcgcctgttgatgatggagtccagcctattccttttccattctccattttcccaacaaccCCCAGGGCCGCGGGGCACTGCCCATGAGCAGGTGGGGCCAGGCGCCCAGGCTggccatccgtccatctgtctgtccgtccgtttCCCTCAAGTTAAGTCTGTCTCTGTAGGCTTGTATCTTTCTTGTCTCCCGCCCCCCATCAGGACCATCCCATCtccagctcagggcctgggcccagcGGCTGGGCTGGAAGGGCAGCATTTCCCGGGCGTCTGGTGCTGCAATCCCCTCCGTGGCCACCAGGGGGCGGCGCCCAACAGCGGACGggcaggcggggagggaggggtgggagggaggctggggaaggagaaaggagagggagggaaggggaggctaGGAGGAgcggagatgggggaggggagggaggccagagGATGGATGGTGGGGAGAGAGGGccgccccccctccagcccctctcTGATATACTGGCGCCGGGCCTGACTTCCCTGGCCCCGCCCTGGCTCCCTGGCCCAGCACACTCCCCATGGCCCCGCCCCACTCCCCAGGGCCCCGCCTACTCCCCTggcccctccctgtctccctggccCCACCCactccctggccccgcccctacTGGAGCCCGCGGCCCCACGTGGGTTTTGGGGCTTCCTGGGAGGTGACAgtctcctgctctccttcccggctggcctccagctcagcctccagagtagctggatgAGAGTGCGAGGAGGGGGAGCTGCGGCTCCGGTGCCTTCCTGACCGGCCCGGCCGGCCCGGCTCCAGGCTATGCTGGTGACCCCAACTGCCACCGGGGCCGCCCGGCCGGAGCCAGCGCACCCGCCCGCAGTGTCCACCCCGAGTCCCCAGCCAGCCAGGAATGGGCGCCCCGAGCCCCAGGAGggagggtgaggccctgagtcccaggaggGAGGACAGGGCGCCCCAAGCCCGGGGAGGGAGGATGGCCTCTGCTGCCCCGTGCTGGGTTATTAAGTACTGTACTTAGTACAACCCAGCCTCACTACCCACAGGCCAGTGGAGGAAACCCATCACGAGAGTAAAAGTATAAATAACTAAGGTGACAAAGGAACCGCGGGGCGATGCTGGCACAGAAAGCCTCGGGGAGAGGACCTGCGGGGTGACGGCCCCCCTCGGCAGCCCTGACTTAAGGACGAAAGGCCGGCCAAGGGCTCCCCACCGGCAGAGGccgcatgtgcaaaggccctgtggccaGAGAGGCTCCCTAGCCCTCCAGAGGCCAGAGAAAAACTATGAGGTGTAGCGCAAGAGGGGACAGCTTAGGCGTGAGTGATTGCCATACCCAACAccctcctgtcatcccagctactcaagaggctgggatctgaggatcgcggttcaaagccagccaaggcaggaaagtccatgaagcctcttctctccaatgaagtaccagagaaccggaagtggtgctgtggctcaagtggtagagcgctggccttgaacaaaaaaatgctcagggacagcgcccaggccctgagtttaagccataggactagcacacaaaacaaaattagATTCCAGTAGTGAAAAGTCACAGAACTAACTTGATCCACGGGCTAGGAGTGGATGTGAGGATGTGACAGAAGCAAGTCAGGATGAGAGAGAGGCCGCCACAGGAGACTGGAGGGAGGAGAACAGTCCTGGCGGAGGCTGTGGCACGCGCCAAGGTCCTGGGGCAGGGTGCAGCCCAGGGGGCGGCAGAGAGCCCCGCAGCTCTGCACAGGGGAGAAGGAGTCACCAACGCAGCCGTGGAGGTGAATGCTGTGCTAACAACAGTGCAAGAGAAAGACACATCCGCAGCGGAAGGTGCAGGCCGACGGCTGCTTGGGAGCCGGGCGTAATTAGCCCCTCAGGATTAATTACTGGGCTCAGGAACAAGGCTGAGAACTCTATTATCAGCTCGGGTTGGCGTCGATGAAGCCATTCTTTCTCTGTAAACCaaatcctcctcttccttgttttctagcaaaacaaatttattaaggaaaagaaaaaacgcTTCCAGCCGGGCGTCGGGGCacccgcctgtaatcccagccgctCGGAGGCTGAGGTGTGGGGGTGCATGGCGTGTGTACCCCGTGTCTGCTCGGGATTGGGGTCACAGGAGTCAGCTGTGTGCTCCCCACACTGGGTGGAGAGGAGGGACTTCATCTTGCGCAGCTGGGTGCTGTACTCAGTCCCGTGGAACTCAGCCTAGACGGAGGCTCGGGGTGGGTGTTCGTTGCAGtgctggtggggcttgaactcccggccTGGGCGCCGTCGCTGAGCTTTTCCTTGCgtagggctggcactctacctcttgagcctcagctccacgcCTGCTTTCTGCTGGCtccttggagatgagggtctcatggacttccctgccctggctggcttcgaaccgccatcctcaggtctcagcctcgggAGTGGCTGGGATGCCAGGCGTGagccgccccgcctcccccccccatttACCCACGGTGGGTGGGAGCCAAGGCTGAGAGCCACACGGATGGGGGGCCTAGGGCCTCCTCCCCTGGGCACTGGCCCCCAAGgggcagatggggaaactgaggcaccaagCGGTCACGGGGTACAGCCACGCGGCTGGCGGGAGCCTAAGGCCCGGGCAGCCCCGGCTGGATGGAGACCCGGACTCCGCGAcaacgcagcacagactcagacAGTGGGGACCCCagctgcgggggggtggggggaggctgggagctgagaacggcggttcaaagccagccccggcccgcgggaccatgagccaccaggaaaccggGAGTGGCTCCTGGGGGGGCCGagggcagaagagctcaggacagcgcccaggccctgagttccagccccaggactggcaccaagtaCAGTACTCGAGTGGGGCCTGGCCcgtgggaggaggagaaggaggaggggagggtgaggagggccTGCAGTGGCCGGGCCAGCGGGGCCGCGTTTCCATGGCAGCCTGCGAGGAGCCCGTGCTAAAAATAGCCGCACCAAGGGCTCCTTAGCCGCTGGCTCCCTCCGCTCTGCTCCACTCAGCTCCCGCCCGGGGGCCGCATCCGTCCTCCCCTCGTcctccctcccgtcctccctCCTTATCCTCccttcatcctccctccccatcttcccTCCATTCTCCCTCCCCGTCCTCCATCCTTAtcctccct carries:
- the Tincr gene encoding TINCR ubiquitin domain containing; the protein is MDGLRRWRWRRLRIAVHLADEALLLPLAVRPGDTVSDVRARLVRRGVGSWGRTFYYNAHALRDHQTLRDARLPDGAVLLLARGPGPGPQRTSPRPPLTETAARTRTQDPGEEPRVFRPLRATPGPGVPSRRGTSAATPGGARSLQPQPEETRKDGQTEGPPAPDTPAAHYHPHPCPGCTEIPEPARWGSPSCGSQLPLLQWAPSQRRP